In Acanthopagrus latus isolate v.2019 chromosome 16, fAcaLat1.1, whole genome shotgun sequence, one DNA window encodes the following:
- the LOC119004703 gene encoding insulinoma-associated protein 2 codes for MPRGFLVKRNRRCSASYRSRNNSNGKPVPSDGDRTNSDISEVTQPEAVKENEVLNVFPFDRQDGQLPVCREDSAGVREAWSPHVESALEAEADRRAQLPETEEQVSEVDVLTPDGDFSYFSFPPPPPPPPPPRDLTLTESCSPVKPVGTRLIEQPGEGEKQSLFPVRCLTASPVSELPELPFLVSSTPTSVSASFERLLAGSSRHAPSYGHGDKYDTSMGHVHLFPPLTLMNQEQHHAARKRTFLEADQRLNSNRHNKQSAGNPSKKPKVNRKLNFEDEVTTSPVLGLRIKKESPELRRQREKSSAPTGNQPLGEFICQLCKEEYPDPFSLAQHKCSRIVRVEYRCPECDKVFSCPANLASHRRWHKPRPVNNQGGETPTNKSQPLKEARGLIQHERQPVEMEGKENELLRINTNQHHAALDSSRIRREPSLLLLHGRSRDSQDRDSLAPPLYESSLHYRDPVESCLDLQPQVRAADSPPSSLLLLSGNPDERADLPQQPPPSLPHPPSPFVQSLAEEEVYECRYCGKKFRRQAYLKKHLAAHEMTARASPPPSPYGQARETSGGQSQVFLCHLCGARFPSVEIRDKHRLWHAMRDELLAGALGGGLRPDVFHAQGEDNGRECEQQQQQQQQQIFTCKHCPSTFFSSPGLARHINKSHPAENRQVMLLQMTVRP; via the coding sequence ATGCCTCGAGGATTTTTGGTGAAGAGAAACCGGCGGTGTTCCGCTTCATATCGGTCCCGAAACAACAGCAATGGCAAACCGGTCCCGTCTGACGGTGACAGGACCAACAGTGACATTTCTGAAGTGACACAACCAGAGGCAGTGAAGGAGAACGAAGTTCTCAATGTTTTCCCGTTTGACCGGCAGGATGGACAGCTCCCGGTGTGCCGCGAGGACTCCGCCGGTGTCAGAGAGGCTTGGAGCCCGCACGTGGAGTCCGCGCTGGAGGCGGAGGCGGACCGTCGCGCTCAGCTACCAGAGACTGAAGAGCAGGTGAGCGAGGTGGACGTTTTAACTCCAGATGGTGATTTCTCCTacttctctttccctcctcctcctcctcctcctcctcctccacgcgACTTGACGTTGACAGAGTCTTGCAGCCCTGTTAAACCGGTCGGCACCAGACTGATAGAGCAGCCTGGGGAAGGGGAGAAGCAGTCGTTGTTCCCCGTCAGGTGCCTGACAGCATCCCCAGTGTCGGAGTTACCGGAGCTGCCGTTCCTGGTGAGCTCCACGCCGACTTCAGTGTCCGCTTCTTTTGAGAGGCTCCTTGCGGGCAGCAGTCGCCACGCGCCGTCCTACGGGCACGGTGACAAATACGACACGAGCATGGGTCATGTGCACCTGTTCCCGCCGCTGACACTCATGAACCAAGAGCAGCACCACGCAGCGAGAAAACGCACGTTCCTTGAAGCGGACCAACGCCTGAACAGCAATAGACACAACAAACAGTCCGCGGGCAACCCGTCAAAGAAACCCAAAGTGAACCGCAAACTCAACTTTGAGGATGAGGTCACGACCTCTCCGGTTCTGGGTCTGAGGATCAAGAAGGAGAGTCCCGAGCTGAGGAGACAGCGGGAGAAGTCGTCTGCTCCCACCGGGAACCAGCCGCTGGGAGAGTTCATCTGCCAACTTTGCAAAGAGGAGTACCCCGACCCTTTCTCCCTCGCGCAGCACAAGTGCTCCCGCATAGTGCGCGTGGAGTACCGGTGCCCCGAGTGCGACAAAGTCTTCAGCTGTCCCGCAAACTTGGCCTCCCACCGCCGCTGGCACAAACCTCGTCCGGTGAACAACCAGGGAGGAGAGACTCCGACAAACAAGAGCCAGCCCTTGAAAGAGGCACGAGGTCTCATTCAGCACGAGAGGCAGCCGGTCGAGATGGAGGGCAAAGAGAACGAGCTGCTGCGCATCAACACTAATCAGCACCACGCAGCGCTGGACAGTTCCCGCATCAGGCGCGAGCCGTCCTTGCTGCTGCTCCACGGTCGGTCTCGGGACAGTCAAGACAGAGACAGCCTCGCGCCTCCTCTCTATGAGTCCTCGCTACACTACCGGGACCCAGTTGAAAGCTGCCTGGACCTGCAGCCGCAGGTGAGAGCGGCAGACAGCCCGCCCTCGAGCCTCCTTCTACTTAGCGGTAACCCAGACGAGCGCGCGGACCTGCCCCAGCAGCCGCCGCCGTCACTCCCGCATCCTCCTTCACCGTTTGTCCAGTCGTTAGCGGAGGAGGAAGTGTACGAGTGCCGGTACTGCGGCAAGAAATTCCGTCGACAGGCTTACCTGAAGAAACACCTGGCTGCGCACGAGATGACAGCGCGAGCGTCTCCGCCCCCTTCACCATACGGCCAGGCGCGCGAGACCAGCGGCGGCCAGAGCCAGGTGTTCCTGTGTCACCTGTGTGGCGCGCGCTTCCCGTCGGTTGAAATCAGAGACAAGCACCGTCTGTGGCACGCGATGAGGGACGAGCTGCTGGCGGGAGCGCTGGGAGGAGGACTCAGACCAGATGTGTTCCACGCGCAAGGGGAAGATAACGGCAGGGAgtgcgagcagcagcagcagcagcagcagcagcagatcttcACGTGCAAGCACTGTCCGTCCACATTCTTCAGCTCCCCGGGGCTCGCGAGACACATCAACAAGTCTCATCCCGCCGAGAACCGGcaggtgatgctgctgcagatgaCCGTGCGACCGTAA